The Musa acuminata AAA Group cultivar baxijiao chromosome BXJ1-3, Cavendish_Baxijiao_AAA, whole genome shotgun sequence genome window below encodes:
- the LOC135581463 gene encoding probable protein phosphatase 2C 8 isoform X2 — protein MAGDDAPHSRDDGEGAFCEADGTQRLLVKKPAVTSRRRLEIRRARAGGLAVKRTMDPVEGSNSSSPSDRDTEDGIVGILAAGGEIRGREGQGARLPCLSHGAVSLIGRRRVMEDTVAVAPGFAGGGGVPVYDFFGVYDGHGGARVAQACRERLHVVLAEEVAAGGWPRAEGRWREVMTASFSRVDGEVEAAAQGEAERTVGSTAVVAVVGTKRIVVANCGDSRAVLSRGGAAVPLSLDHKADRPDEMERVEAAGGRVINWDGYRVLGVLATSRSIVPIHTNNGTTMIWKDYCSLANLFKILSGKHHIKCMDNGWTI, from the exons ATGGCGGGTGACGACGCCCCCCACTCGAGGGACGACGGAGAAGGGGCTTTCTGCGAAGCAGATGGAACCCAGAGGCTTCTCGTTAAGAAGCCAGCGGTCACTAGCCGGCGGCGTCTTGAGATCCGCCGAGCCAGGGCCGGCGGCCTCGCCGTTAAGCGCACCATGGACCCCGTCGAGGGCTCGAATTCCTCTTCGCCGTCCGATCGGGACACGGAGGACGGTATCGTAGGGATCCTCGCCGCCGGCGGGGAGATCCGGGGGCGAGAAGGCCAAGGGGCCCGGCTTCCCTGCCTGTCCCACGGGGCCGTGTCGCTGATCGGGCGGCGGAGGGTGATGGAGGACACGGTGGCGGTCGCGCCCGGGTTCGCCGGAGGAGGAGGGGTGCCGGTGTACGACTTCTTCGGGGTGTACGACGGGCACGGCGGGGCAAGGGTGGCGCAGGCGTGCCGGGAGCGGCTGCACGTGGTGCTGGCGGAGGAGGTGGCGGCCGGGGGGTGGCCGCGGGCGGAGGGGCGGTGGAGGGAGGTGATGACGGCGAGCTTCTCGAGGGTGGATGGGGAGGTGGAGGCGGCGGCGCAGGGCGAGGCAGAGAGGACGGTGGGGTCCACGGCGGTGGTGGCCGTGGTGGGTACCAAGCGGATCGTGGTGGCTAACTGCGGCGACTCGCGGGCGGTGCTCTCCCGCGGCGGCGCGGCCGTTCCCCTCTCCTTGGACCACAAG GCTGATAGACCAGACGAGATGGAAAGAGTGGAAGCAGCAGGAGGGAGGGTAATCAATTGGGATGGATACCGTGTCTTAGGAGTGCTGGCCACCTCCAGATCCATCG TTCCTATTCACACAAATAATGGGACAACAATGATATGGAAAGACTACTGTTCCCTGGCAAACTTGTTCAAGATCCTTAGTGGCAAACATCATATTAAGTGCATGGACAATGGATGGACAATATGA
- the LOC135581463 gene encoding protein phosphatase 2C 51-like isoform X1, translating to MAGDDAPHSRDDGEGAFCEADGTQRLLVKKPAVTSRRRLEIRRARAGGLAVKRTMDPVEGSNSSSPSDRDTEDGIVGILAAGGEIRGREGQGARLPCLSHGAVSLIGRRRVMEDTVAVAPGFAGGGGVPVYDFFGVYDGHGGARVAQACRERLHVVLAEEVAAGGWPRAEGRWREVMTASFSRVDGEVEAAAQGEAERTVGSTAVVAVVGTKRIVVANCGDSRAVLSRGGAAVPLSLDHKADRPDEMERVEAAGGRVINWDGYRVLGVLATSRSIGDCYLKPFVISEPDVTVTERTEKDEFLILASDGLWDVVSNEAACKIARQCLSGRMARMFPDAVSGCTAAEAAGLLAELAISRGSEDNISVVVVELKRLRGRTS from the exons ATGGCGGGTGACGACGCCCCCCACTCGAGGGACGACGGAGAAGGGGCTTTCTGCGAAGCAGATGGAACCCAGAGGCTTCTCGTTAAGAAGCCAGCGGTCACTAGCCGGCGGCGTCTTGAGATCCGCCGAGCCAGGGCCGGCGGCCTCGCCGTTAAGCGCACCATGGACCCCGTCGAGGGCTCGAATTCCTCTTCGCCGTCCGATCGGGACACGGAGGACGGTATCGTAGGGATCCTCGCCGCCGGCGGGGAGATCCGGGGGCGAGAAGGCCAAGGGGCCCGGCTTCCCTGCCTGTCCCACGGGGCCGTGTCGCTGATCGGGCGGCGGAGGGTGATGGAGGACACGGTGGCGGTCGCGCCCGGGTTCGCCGGAGGAGGAGGGGTGCCGGTGTACGACTTCTTCGGGGTGTACGACGGGCACGGCGGGGCAAGGGTGGCGCAGGCGTGCCGGGAGCGGCTGCACGTGGTGCTGGCGGAGGAGGTGGCGGCCGGGGGGTGGCCGCGGGCGGAGGGGCGGTGGAGGGAGGTGATGACGGCGAGCTTCTCGAGGGTGGATGGGGAGGTGGAGGCGGCGGCGCAGGGCGAGGCAGAGAGGACGGTGGGGTCCACGGCGGTGGTGGCCGTGGTGGGTACCAAGCGGATCGTGGTGGCTAACTGCGGCGACTCGCGGGCGGTGCTCTCCCGCGGCGGCGCGGCCGTTCCCCTCTCCTTGGACCACAAG GCTGATAGACCAGACGAGATGGAAAGAGTGGAAGCAGCAGGAGGGAGGGTAATCAATTGGGATGGATACCGTGTCTTAGGAGTGCTGGCCACCTCCAGATCCATCG GTGACTGCTACTTGAAACCATTTGTGATCTCAGAACCTGACGTCACTGTGACGGAGAGGACGGAGAAAGATGAGTTCCTCATATTAGCCAGCGACGGGCTTTGGGACGTCGTCTCCAACGAGGCAGCATGCAAGATCGCCAGGCAATGCCTCAGCGGACGCATGGCGAGGATGTTCCCCGACGCCGTCAGCGGGTGCACCGCTGCGGAGGCAGCGGGTCTATTAGCTGAACTCGCCATCTCTCGGGGGAGCGAAGACAACATAAGCGTGGTGGTGGTGGAGCTAAAAAGATTGCGTGGTAGGACCTCATGA
- the LOC135635495 gene encoding long chain acyl-CoA synthetase 4-like, whose protein sequence is MKHLLEVEKGREAADGRPSVGPAYRSAFAKDGFPPPIPGVDSCWDVFRLSAERHPGNRMLGRREVVDGKAGEYVWITYKEVYDTVIKVGASIRSRGVDQGGRCGIYGANCPEWVVSMEACNAHGIYCVPLYDTLGAGAVEFILCHAEVQIAFVEEKKIAEVLKTLQNSSKFLRTIVSFGKVTLEQREAVEKSGLAIFEWDEFLLLGCNNHFDLPVKKKDDICTIMYTSGTTGDPKGVMISNNSIITLISGVDRLLHCVNEQLHEDEVYMSYLPLAHIFDRVIEELFIFHGASIGFWRGDVKLLVEDIGELKPTIFCAVPRVLDRIYTGLQTKISSGGMLKQTLFNVSYKYKLHNMMRGSKHDEAATICDKFVFNKVKHGLGGNVRLILSGAAPLATHVEQFLRVVTCAHVLQGYGLTETCAGTFVSLPNDLSMLGTVGPPVPNVDVRLESVPEMGYDALSEVPRGEICIKGNTLFSGYYKREDLTEEVMVDGWFHTGDVGEWQPDGSMKIIDRKKNIFKLSQGEYVAVENLENIYALVSGIDSIWVYGNSFESFLIAIINPNKQALEHWAELTGITGDFATLCENPKAKEYILGELTKIGKEKKLKGFELIKAVHLDPEPFDMERDLLTPTYKKKRPQLLKHYQSVIDELYKSSK, encoded by the exons ATGAAGCACCTTCTAGAGGTCGAGAAGGGACGGGAGGCCGCCGACGGCCGACCCTCCGTCGGTCCCGCCTACCGCAGCGCCTTCGCCAAGGACGGCTTCCCCCCGCCCATCCCCGGCGTCGACAGTTGCTGGGACGTCTTCCG CTTGTCCGCCGAGAGGCATCCCGGGAACCGGATGCTTGGCCGCCGCGAGGTTGTTGATGGGAAG GCGGGTGAATATGTCTGGATAACTTATAAGGAGGTGTATGACACTGTGATCAAAGTTGGGGCTTCCATCAGAAGTCGTGGGGTCGATCAG GGTGGTCGCTGCGGTATCTATGGTGCTAACTGTCCCGAGTGGGTCGTTAGTATGGAG GCATGCAACGCTCATGGGATATATTGTGTCCCTTTGTATGATACACTTG GTGCTGGTGCGGTAGAATTTATTTTATGTCATGCGGAGGTTCAGATTGCTTTTGTAGAGGAGAAAAAGATTGCAGAG GTGCTGAAAACTCTTCAAAATTCATCCAAATTTTTGAGAA CAATTGTCAGTTTTGGCAAGGTCACCCTTGAACAAAGAGAAGCAGTTGAAAAGTCTGGTTTGGCAATATTCGAGTGGGATGAATTCTTGCTCTTG GGATGCAATAATCATTTTGATCTGcctgtgaagaagaaggatgacaTATGTACCATTATGTATACCAGTGGGACTACTGGTGATCCCAAGGGTGTCATGATATCCAACAATAGCATAATTACTCTTATCTCTGGGGTAGATCGCCTTCTTCATTGTGTGAATGAGCAG TTGCATGAAGATGAGGTTTACATGTCATATCTCCCCCTTGCACATATCTTTGACCGTGTGATTGAAGAGTTGTTTATATTCCATGGAGCTTCAATTGGATTTTGGCGTGGG GATGTCAAATTATTGGTCGAAGACATTGGGGAGTTGAAGCCAACCATCTTTTGTGCTGTTCCACGTGTGCTGGACCGCATTTATACAG GACTGCAAACCAAGATTTCCTCTGGAGGCATGCTGAAGCAGACATTGTTTAACGTCTCTTATAAATA CAAACTTCATAACATGATGAGAGGAAGTAAGCATGATGAGGCAGCTACAATTTGTGATAAATTTGTATTTAACAAG GTAAAACATGGGCTTGGTGGAAATGTCCGACTCATCTTGTCTGGAGCAGCTCCTTTAGCTACCCATGTGGAACAATTTCTACGAGTGGTGACATGTGCACATGTTTTACAAGGCTATG GTCTTACGGAGACATGTGCTGGGACATTTGTGTCATTGCCTAATGACCTTTCCATGCTAGGAACGGTAGGACCACCAGTACCAAACGTCGATGTGCGTTTGGAGTCCGTTCCCGAGATGGGATATGATGCTCTTTCAGAAGTTCCTCGTGGAGAAATCTGCATCAAAGGAAATACTTTATTCTCAGGTTACTACAAAAGAGAAGACCTCACAGAAGAGGTTATGGTTGATGGATGGTTTCATACAG GGGACGTTGGTGAATGGCAGCCGGACGGAAGTATGAAAATAATTGATCGTAAGAAAAACATTTTTAAACTTTCACAAGGAGAATATGTTGCGGTTGAAAATTTGGAGAACATATATGCCCTTGTTTCTGGTATCGATTCG ATATGGGTATATGGAAATAGTTTTGAGTCTTTCCTCATTGCTATAATCAATCCCAATAAGCAAGCTCTTGAGCATTGGGCTGAACTGACTGGTATTACTGGGGATTTTGCAACGCTCTGTGAAAATCCAAAAGCGAAAGAATACATTCTGGGGGAACTAACTAAgattgggaaagaaaagaag TTAAAGGGCTTCGAGCTCATTAAAGCCGTTCACCTGGATCCAGAACCATTTGATATGGAGCGTGATTTGCTAACCCCAACATACAAAAAGAAGCGGCCACAGCTACTAAAGCATTATCAG AGTGTAATTGATGAGCTGTACAAAAGCTCCAAGTGA